A window from Corynebacterium urealyticum DSM 7109 encodes these proteins:
- the glmU gene encoding bifunctional UDP-N-acetylglucosamine diphosphorylase/glucosamine-1-phosphate N-acetyltransferase GlmU has product MAVVILAAGAGTRMKSATPKTLHAIGGRTLLAHSLHAAAGAQPSNMVAVIGHGREQVGPACEQVAKDLGREIHLAVQEEQNGTGHAVQCAMNELADFHGTVIVTNADVPLLTGETITALYRSHTEVPTAVTVLSVEQANPTGYGRIVRSDYGDVMQIVEEKDATEEQRAITEVNSGVFAFDAEILRDALSRLNTNNAQGELYLTDVLSIARADGHPVRAHTANDPAELAGVNDRVQLARAGEELNRRVLERTMRGGATIVDPHSTRIDVDVQVGQDVTILPGTQLLGRTRIADNATLGPDTTLQDTTVGEGASVVRTHALSSSIGARATVGPFTYLRPGTELGEEGKLGGFVETKNATIGRGSKVPHLTYVGDATIGEYSNIGASSVFVNYDGVNKHHTTIGSHVRTGSDTMFIAPVTVGDGAYSGAGTVIKEDVPAGALAVSGGQQRNIEGWVVKRRPGTPAAEAAQRAASDAAIPQPEGETPEQGQ; this is encoded by the coding sequence CTGGCCGTCGTCATCCTCGCTGCGGGCGCCGGCACGCGCATGAAGTCGGCCACGCCGAAGACCCTGCACGCCATCGGCGGACGTACGCTGCTGGCCCACAGCCTTCACGCCGCGGCGGGGGCGCAGCCAAGCAACATGGTGGCCGTGATCGGGCACGGCCGCGAGCAGGTCGGCCCGGCCTGCGAACAGGTGGCTAAAGACCTGGGCCGTGAGATCCACCTGGCCGTCCAGGAGGAGCAGAACGGCACCGGGCACGCTGTGCAGTGCGCGATGAACGAACTGGCGGACTTCCACGGCACCGTCATCGTCACTAACGCCGACGTCCCGCTGCTGACGGGGGAGACGATCACCGCGCTCTACCGTTCCCACACTGAGGTGCCGACCGCGGTGACGGTGCTCTCCGTCGAGCAGGCTAACCCCACCGGTTATGGCCGCATCGTGCGTTCCGACTACGGCGACGTCATGCAGATCGTCGAGGAAAAGGACGCCACCGAGGAACAGCGCGCGATCACCGAGGTCAACTCCGGTGTCTTCGCCTTCGACGCCGAGATCCTGCGCGATGCGCTGAGCCGCCTGAACACGAATAACGCGCAGGGCGAGCTCTACCTCACCGATGTTCTCTCCATCGCACGGGCCGACGGCCACCCGGTGCGCGCGCACACCGCCAACGATCCCGCGGAGCTCGCGGGCGTGAACGACCGAGTCCAGCTGGCCCGCGCCGGCGAGGAGCTCAACCGCCGCGTGCTGGAGCGCACGATGCGCGGCGGGGCGACGATCGTGGACCCGCACAGCACCCGCATCGACGTGGACGTCCAGGTTGGCCAGGACGTCACGATCCTGCCGGGTACCCAGCTGCTGGGTCGCACCCGGATTGCGGATAACGCCACCCTGGGCCCGGATACGACCCTGCAGGACACCACCGTTGGCGAGGGCGCATCCGTGGTGCGCACTCACGCCCTGAGCTCCTCCATCGGCGCCCGCGCCACCGTTGGCCCGTTCACCTACCTGCGCCCGGGCACGGAACTCGGTGAGGAGGGCAAGCTGGGTGGCTTCGTCGAAACCAAGAACGCGACCATCGGGCGTGGCTCGAAGGTGCCGCACCTGACCTATGTGGGTGATGCCACCATCGGCGAGTACAGCAACATCGGGGCATCCAGCGTCTTCGTCAACTACGACGGGGTGAATAAGCACCACACCACGATCGGCTCGCACGTGCGCACCGGCTCGGACACGATGTTCATCGCGCCGGTCACCGTCGGCGATGGCGCCTATTCCGGGGCCGGAACCGTCATCAAGGAGGACGTCCCCGCCGGCGCTCTGGCCGTCTCCGGTGGTCAGCAGCGAAACATTGAGGGCTGGGTGGTCAAGCGCCGCCCCGGCACCCCGGCGGCGGAGGCCGCGCAACGCGCCGCTAGCGACGCTGCTATCCCGCAGCCCGAAGGCGAGACCCCGGAGCAGGGGCAGTAG
- a CDS encoding lytic transglycosylase domain-containing protein, whose protein sequence is MGCGVVVVALLSIIALVGFLVAAFTGNSPIKANRLPIPDDVPPAAAAPAPTIDIHQPGRTANQLARWARGQVSETNIPYQALIAYGNAENIARQTKPECKLSWNTLAGLGFVETKHGSYAGWTLRGTKLNDQGTADPKIFGPQLNGEKFARIEDTDGGELDGDKEFDRAMGPMQFIPETWKHYGVDANGDGVADPQNIDDAAAAAARLLCDFGRDLSTPEGWTQAIRSYNQSDQYVRDVRDAAANYALGQSASVI, encoded by the coding sequence ATGGGCTGCGGCGTCGTCGTGGTCGCCCTGCTGAGCATCATCGCCCTGGTCGGCTTTCTGGTGGCTGCCTTCACCGGAAACTCACCGATCAAGGCCAATCGCCTTCCCATTCCGGACGACGTCCCGCCCGCCGCCGCGGCACCTGCACCGACCATTGATATTCATCAGCCGGGGCGCACCGCGAACCAGCTGGCCCGCTGGGCGCGGGGTCAGGTGTCGGAGACGAACATTCCCTACCAAGCGCTGATTGCCTACGGGAATGCAGAGAACATCGCTCGCCAAACCAAACCGGAGTGCAAGCTGAGCTGGAATACCCTCGCTGGCCTGGGCTTTGTGGAAACCAAGCACGGCTCCTATGCCGGCTGGACCCTGCGTGGCACGAAGCTCAATGATCAGGGAACCGCGGATCCGAAGATCTTCGGCCCCCAGCTCAACGGGGAGAAGTTCGCCCGCATCGAGGACACGGACGGCGGCGAGCTCGACGGGGATAAGGAATTCGACCGCGCGATGGGGCCGATGCAGTTCATCCCCGAGACCTGGAAGCATTACGGCGTGGACGCCAACGGCGATGGGGTGGCGGATCCGCAGAACATCGATGATGCAGCCGCCGCTGCTGCCCGCCTGTTGTGTGACTTCGGCCGTGACCTGAGCACCCCGGAGGGGTGGACGCAGGCGATCCGCTCCTATAACCAGTCGGATCAGTACGTCCGCGACGTCCGTGACGCCGCGGCGAATTACGCGCTGGGCCAGTCCGCCAGCGTCATTTAG
- a CDS encoding MFS transporter, whose translation MEHNGLRFSTAFGFQNIGDQIMSAKTTLPWLLQMLAAPTWIAPLLVPIREAGSMLPQAGLRPWVQARSRRLPILLLGTLGQALGCIIAMCAALFTSGTTAGLLILFGLALLAAARSLVSLTSKDIQGRTMPKGYRGRVTGFATTLAGAVTIVVGLVIAALRDNLSPGTFGVLFAAGAGAWVVSFLLFRKIQEPPVDEGDLAEPPHSVTEMNRAIWDDVWGLMRDDKPFRNFVLVRSLMLASALSPTFLVTLQGRAGSSVTGLGLFVVAAGLASLTAGRVTGALSDKSSKNTLSGGALFAVVLLLITIGLALVWEDALYWWLPVAFFGISVAHAAIRVSRSTYVVDMAEGDQRTRYVSVSNTLMGIILLLIGALTALLSLMGTLWALGALAAVGALGSLLAAKLPEVSARQG comes from the coding sequence GTGGAGCACAACGGCCTGCGCTTCTCCACGGCCTTTGGTTTCCAAAACATCGGCGACCAGATCATGAGCGCGAAGACGACGCTGCCGTGGTTGCTGCAGATGCTGGCCGCGCCCACCTGGATCGCGCCGCTATTGGTGCCGATCCGCGAGGCCGGCTCGATGTTGCCGCAGGCCGGGCTCCGCCCGTGGGTCCAGGCCCGCTCCCGTCGATTGCCGATCCTGCTGCTGGGCACGCTGGGTCAGGCGCTGGGCTGCATCATCGCGATGTGTGCAGCCCTGTTCACCTCCGGCACGACCGCTGGCCTGCTCATCCTCTTCGGCCTCGCGCTGCTCGCCGCCGCCCGTTCGCTGGTGTCGCTGACGAGTAAGGACATCCAGGGCCGCACGATGCCGAAGGGGTACCGCGGCCGGGTCACTGGTTTCGCAACGACGCTCGCAGGTGCGGTGACCATCGTGGTGGGACTGGTCATCGCCGCTCTGCGCGACAACCTGAGCCCCGGCACCTTTGGCGTGCTTTTTGCGGCCGGAGCGGGCGCGTGGGTGGTGAGTTTCCTGCTCTTCAGAAAGATCCAGGAGCCGCCAGTGGACGAGGGGGATCTCGCTGAGCCGCCGCACTCCGTTACCGAGATGAATCGCGCCATCTGGGACGACGTGTGGGGCCTGATGCGTGACGACAAGCCCTTCCGAAACTTTGTGTTGGTCCGCTCCCTCATGCTGGCCTCCGCCCTCTCCCCCACTTTTCTTGTCACTCTGCAGGGACGGGCGGGCTCGAGCGTGACCGGCCTGGGCCTGTTCGTCGTCGCCGCAGGCCTTGCCTCGCTGACCGCCGGCCGGGTGACCGGTGCCTTGTCGGATAAATCTTCGAAGAACACTCTTTCGGGCGGCGCGCTGTTCGCCGTCGTTCTGCTGCTGATCACCATCGGCCTGGCCCTGGTCTGGGAGGACGCCCTGTACTGGTGGCTGCCCGTCGCCTTCTTCGGCATTTCGGTGGCGCACGCGGCGATCCGGGTCTCCCGGTCGACCTATGTGGTGGACATGGCTGAGGGCGATCAGCGCACCCGCTATGTCTCGGTCTCCAACACGCTGATGGGCATCATCCTGCTGCTCATCGGTGCGCTGACCGCGCTGTTGAGCCTCATGGGAACCCTCTGGGCACTCGGCGCTTTGGCCGCGGTCGGCGCGCTGGGTTCCCTGCTTGCGGCGAAGCTGCCTGAGGTTTCCGCCCGCCAGGGTTAG
- the eno gene encoding phosphopyruvate hydratase translates to MAGILNVSALEIMDSRGNPTVEVEVILDDGSMGRAAVPSGASTGVHEAHELRDGGDRYLGKGVAKAVDFVNTEIDDALAGLEADDQRLIDQTLLELDGTENKSRLGANALLGVSMAVAHAAADSAGLELFRYVGGPNGHVLPVPMMNILNGGAHADSGVDVQEFMIAPIGAETFAEALQVGAEVYHSLKDVIKAKGLSTGLGDEGGFAPSVESTKAALDLIVEAIEKAGYTLGEDVALALDVASSEFYEDGVYNFEGGKHSSAEMVEVYADLVEQYPIVSIEDPLDEDDWEGYVTLTEKLGDKIQIVGDDLFVTNPSRLQEGIDRGAANALLVKVNQIGTLSETFDAVELAHRNGYRTMMSHRSGETEDTTIADLAVALNCGQIKTGAPARSERVAKYNQLLRIERYLEGAAVYAGRSAFPRFKN, encoded by the coding sequence ATGGCCGGAATCCTTAACGTCAGCGCGCTGGAGATCATGGACTCCCGCGGTAACCCCACCGTCGAGGTCGAGGTCATCCTCGACGACGGTTCGATGGGCCGTGCCGCCGTGCCTTCGGGCGCGTCCACCGGCGTGCACGAGGCGCACGAGCTGCGCGACGGCGGAGATCGCTACCTGGGCAAGGGCGTTGCCAAGGCTGTCGATTTCGTCAACACCGAGATCGATGACGCCCTGGCTGGCCTGGAGGCTGACGACCAGCGCCTCATCGACCAGACCCTGCTGGAGCTCGATGGCACCGAGAACAAGTCCCGTCTGGGCGCCAACGCCCTGCTCGGCGTCTCCATGGCCGTAGCCCACGCGGCCGCTGACTCTGCTGGCCTGGAGCTCTTCCGCTACGTCGGTGGTCCGAACGGCCACGTCCTGCCGGTTCCGATGATGAACATCCTGAACGGTGGCGCACACGCGGACTCCGGCGTGGACGTCCAGGAGTTCATGATCGCACCGATCGGCGCGGAGACCTTCGCCGAGGCGCTGCAGGTCGGTGCCGAGGTTTACCACAGCCTCAAGGACGTCATTAAGGCCAAGGGCCTGTCCACTGGCCTGGGTGACGAGGGCGGCTTCGCTCCGTCCGTCGAGTCCACCAAGGCGGCCCTGGACCTCATCGTCGAGGCTATCGAGAAGGCTGGCTACACCCTGGGCGAGGACGTCGCCCTGGCGCTGGACGTCGCCTCCTCTGAGTTCTACGAGGACGGTGTGTACAACTTCGAGGGCGGTAAGCACAGCTCCGCCGAGATGGTTGAGGTTTACGCTGACCTGGTCGAGCAGTACCCGATTGTCTCCATCGAGGATCCGCTGGACGAGGACGACTGGGAGGGCTATGTCACCCTCACCGAGAAGCTCGGCGACAAGATCCAGATCGTTGGCGACGACCTCTTCGTCACCAACCCGTCCCGCCTGCAGGAGGGCATCGACCGTGGCGCGGCCAACGCCCTGCTGGTCAAGGTGAACCAGATCGGTACCCTTTCCGAGACCTTCGACGCCGTAGAACTGGCACACCGCAACGGCTACCGCACCATGATGTCCCACCGCTCCGGCGAGACCGAGGACACCACCATCGCCGACCTGGCGGTCGCCCTGAACTGCGGCCAGATCAAGACCGGTGCCCCGGCCCGCTCCGAGCGCGTGGCGAAGTACAACCAGCTGCTCCGCATCGAGCGCTACCTGGAGGGCGCAGCAGTCTACGCCGGCCGCTCCGCTTTCCCGCGCTTCAAGAACTAG
- a CDS encoding MazG nucleotide pyrophosphohydrolase domain-containing protein: MTVVLLDPRFPSMIPVDAVTLLSGKVSYTEEVPIRIRWVIGDLGGHTVYESDILVTTDLRNDLVIERIEEGDELLAAPSLLVHLSPDREIGPRDSGELAPAHTPALPSAEAIGQAMSGMGEQDPAEALESYQQYADAVDDAYQQSAHLYHQPSAQQGDEDYAADAAASAAYSGEGFVEGEVLSADEHTAAVAGSRRTARTEVPESVMDEIEDAVALMARALRQGKWEQSMTHADLVPFLREETEELASTIELRDVLAAVGSEDKADGDGEVPEWAEQDLCEELSDVLLQVLFHAEIANRRGAFDIGHVAGSFVAKLRDRAPYLFEDVERAVGIQEQNELWRAGKEAQEQRKREAHGPAFRDYLDRKAELKQQAGQSQRGPLGAQTTEQAGNAGQGASAKQGSPAAHRAQATQGAKAQPTQEAQAQPQRAGQPAPVAQRAATAQPAQPRHTSALSAADEIIREARERGLRDADIPTDIRYPMVGLELDEPGGAEDRLLKAVQNFRQQLDRMGR, translated from the coding sequence ATGACAGTCGTACTCCTCGATCCTCGATTCCCCTCGATGATTCCCGTCGACGCCGTGACCCTGCTCAGTGGCAAGGTTTCCTATACGGAGGAGGTGCCGATCCGCATCCGCTGGGTCATCGGCGACCTCGGCGGCCACACGGTGTACGAGTCCGACATTCTCGTCACCACCGATCTGCGAAACGACCTGGTCATCGAACGGATCGAGGAGGGCGACGAGCTATTGGCTGCTCCGAGCCTGCTGGTGCACCTCTCCCCAGATCGGGAGATCGGGCCGCGGGATTCCGGCGAGCTCGCCCCGGCGCACACACCCGCGCTGCCCTCCGCAGAGGCAATTGGCCAGGCGATGTCTGGGATGGGGGAGCAGGACCCGGCGGAGGCGCTGGAGTCTTATCAGCAGTACGCCGATGCCGTGGACGACGCATATCAGCAGTCTGCGCATCTGTACCACCAGCCGAGCGCCCAGCAGGGGGATGAAGACTACGCCGCCGACGCGGCGGCCTCGGCTGCCTATAGCGGCGAGGGCTTCGTTGAGGGCGAGGTTCTTTCCGCCGACGAGCACACGGCCGCCGTGGCGGGTAGTCGCCGCACTGCGCGCACCGAGGTGCCTGAATCTGTCATGGACGAGATTGAGGACGCCGTGGCGCTGATGGCTCGCGCGCTGCGCCAGGGCAAGTGGGAGCAGTCCATGACCCACGCCGACCTTGTGCCCTTCTTGCGGGAGGAGACTGAGGAGCTGGCGAGCACCATCGAGCTGCGGGATGTTCTCGCCGCCGTGGGCTCCGAAGACAAGGCCGATGGTGATGGCGAGGTGCCTGAGTGGGCTGAGCAGGACCTCTGCGAGGAGCTTTCGGACGTGCTGCTGCAGGTCCTCTTCCACGCGGAGATTGCGAACCGCCGTGGTGCCTTCGACATCGGGCATGTGGCTGGCTCGTTCGTGGCGAAGCTGCGTGATCGTGCACCGTACCTCTTCGAGGACGTCGAGCGCGCGGTGGGTATTCAGGAGCAAAACGAGCTGTGGCGTGCTGGTAAGGAAGCGCAGGAGCAGCGCAAGCGCGAGGCGCATGGCCCGGCCTTCCGCGATTACCTGGATCGGAAGGCCGAGCTGAAGCAGCAGGCTGGTCAGTCGCAGCGTGGCCCGCTGGGTGCGCAAACCACTGAGCAGGCCGGCAACGCTGGCCAGGGGGCTTCGGCGAAGCAGGGCAGCCCGGCCGCTCATAGGGCCCAGGCCACGCAGGGCGCCAAGGCGCAGCCGACGCAGGAGGCTCAGGCACAGCCGCAGCGGGCGGGTCAGCCAGCCCCAGTCGCCCAGCGGGCCGCAACCGCCCAGCCTGCTCAACCGCGCCATACCTCTGCGCTGTCCGCAGCCGATGAGATCATCCGCGAGGCCCGCGAGCGTGGCCTGCGGGACGCAGACATTCCGACGGATATCCGTTACCCGATGGTCGGCCTCGAACTCGACGAGCCAGGCGGGGCAGAGGACCGCCTGCTCAAGGCGGTTCAGAACTTCCGCCAGCAGCTCGACCGCATGGGACGCTAG
- the mfd gene encoding transcription-repair coupling factor has protein sequence MSTTVRPSASQNTSAPGNKGHAAPALSGVLRAAARDSKLKGLVTHVGAAQLAIQGPDAVWPFAVGTIAQHAPVLVITATARQAEDLTEQLKAMLGDEVELMPAWETLPHERISPNVETVSQRMKVLRRLHRQTAGELGESDTHIRVVVAPVRTLVQPIQDSLGAVTPVHFAVDQEVDFEQIQHELVERGYSAVDVVAKRGHFAVRGGILDVFPATGELPVRVEFWGDEVSDIRPFSVGDQRTIPGVELDEVTVYPARELLITDSVATRAGQLAKEHASHAELADVYHKISEKIVVPGMEALIPSLHDGELKLLPEFLPEGTHTIVLAPAAVERRAADLKETGEQFLEAGWEAAAMGANAPADGVAYVSVAAARHAQTALDRPWWTLSPLGMLDSDEGFDGDALLLDYDAAPQPRGEMEAIEHMMADIRTRVEAGGRVAFAAPTSTVAARMLRRFHEAGIAAEAVGVDLRGQRGIGRQAASKATPDQEPAPKKVSIYHAVAHEGLVFPMAGGEHPSLLFLTETDVTGNRVEAAATGKRKPAKRRNRVDPLALEPGDLVVHDSHGIGKFVKMTERTVGKGADASRREYLVLEYAPSKRGGPGDQLYVPMDQLDLLSRYVGGEKPALSKMGGADWKNTKRKARKAVREIAGELVQLYAQRQAAPGYAFAPDSPWQREMEEAFPFTETEDQFNAIEAVKSDMEKPVPMDRVIVGDVGYGKTEVAVRAAFKAVQSGKQVAVLVPTTLLAQQHMKTFRDRMQDFPTRIAELSRFTTPAQSKEILKGLAEGTIDIVVGTHRLLQTGVTWKNLGLIIVDEEQRFGVEHKEHIKSLRTHVDVLTMSATPIPRTLEMSMAGIREMSTILTPPQDRHPVLTYVGAQEDKHVAAAIRRELLRDGQVFYIHNRVKSIEKAAEHIRSLVPEARVVVAHGQMSEEQLETTVEGFWNREFDILVCTTIVETGLDISNANTLIVENAHHMGLSQLHQLRGRVGRSRERAYAYFLYPKGEVLTETSYDRLSTIAQNNELGAGMAVAMKDLEMRGAGNVLGAEQSGHIAGVGFDLYVRLVGEAVEAFRAMADGKPVDGREEEKKEIRIDLPVDAHIPVTYVASERLRLEAYRKLAEAQDEDQIEEVLTEFRDRYGEPPAQVTNLAVLSRLRLVCRDLGVSEVVATGSRISFSPIDLQDSGQVRLKRLFPGATYRATTKVVVIPAPKEGAGMRAVALRDVPLAQWCANALTQLAGIPERDISGGSAPTR, from the coding sequence ATGAGTACCACGGTCCGCCCATCGGCAAGCCAAAATACGTCCGCACCAGGGAATAAGGGGCACGCGGCTCCCGCGCTGTCGGGTGTGCTGCGGGCCGCCGCGCGCGACTCGAAGCTCAAGGGCCTGGTCACCCATGTCGGTGCCGCGCAGTTGGCGATCCAGGGCCCCGACGCGGTGTGGCCCTTCGCCGTCGGCACCATTGCCCAGCACGCTCCGGTGTTGGTGATCACGGCGACCGCCCGGCAGGCCGAGGATCTCACCGAGCAGCTCAAGGCCATGCTGGGCGACGAGGTGGAGCTCATGCCCGCCTGGGAGACCCTGCCGCACGAGCGGATCTCCCCGAACGTGGAGACCGTCTCCCAGCGGATGAAGGTGCTCCGCCGCCTACACCGGCAGACCGCCGGCGAGCTGGGGGAGTCCGATACCCATATTCGGGTGGTTGTCGCGCCAGTGCGCACGTTGGTGCAGCCCATCCAGGACAGCCTCGGTGCCGTAACTCCCGTCCACTTCGCCGTCGATCAGGAGGTGGATTTCGAACAGATCCAGCACGAGCTGGTGGAGCGCGGTTACTCCGCGGTGGACGTGGTCGCCAAGCGCGGGCACTTCGCGGTGCGCGGTGGCATTCTCGACGTCTTCCCGGCCACGGGAGAGCTGCCCGTGCGCGTGGAATTCTGGGGCGACGAGGTCTCCGACATCCGCCCCTTCAGCGTCGGCGATCAGCGCACCATCCCCGGGGTGGAGCTCGACGAGGTCACCGTCTACCCAGCCCGCGAGCTGCTCATCACCGACTCCGTGGCCACCCGCGCCGGGCAGCTGGCTAAAGAACACGCCAGCCATGCTGAGCTGGCGGATGTGTACCACAAGATCAGCGAGAAGATCGTCGTGCCCGGCATGGAGGCACTGATCCCGAGCCTCCACGACGGTGAGCTGAAGCTCCTGCCGGAATTCCTGCCGGAGGGTACGCACACCATCGTGCTTGCCCCGGCCGCTGTCGAGCGCCGCGCCGCAGACCTGAAGGAGACCGGCGAGCAATTCCTCGAGGCCGGCTGGGAGGCCGCGGCCATGGGGGCGAACGCTCCCGCTGACGGCGTGGCCTACGTGTCCGTCGCCGCTGCCCGACATGCCCAGACGGCATTGGACCGGCCGTGGTGGACACTGTCCCCGCTCGGCATGCTGGACTCCGACGAGGGCTTCGACGGCGACGCCCTCCTTCTCGACTACGATGCCGCGCCCCAGCCCCGCGGCGAGATGGAGGCCATCGAGCACATGATGGCCGATATCCGCACCCGCGTGGAGGCCGGCGGTCGGGTTGCCTTCGCCGCCCCAACATCCACCGTCGCTGCCCGCATGCTGCGCCGCTTCCACGAGGCAGGCATCGCCGCAGAGGCCGTGGGGGTGGACCTGCGCGGCCAGCGCGGCATCGGCCGTCAGGCCGCATCCAAGGCGACCCCGGACCAGGAGCCGGCGCCGAAGAAGGTCAGCATCTACCACGCGGTCGCCCACGAGGGCCTCGTCTTCCCGATGGCGGGGGGAGAGCACCCCAGCCTGCTGTTCCTGACCGAAACGGACGTCACCGGCAACCGCGTGGAGGCGGCGGCGACCGGTAAGCGCAAGCCAGCCAAGCGCCGCAACCGCGTGGATCCGCTGGCCCTGGAGCCCGGCGACCTGGTGGTCCACGATTCTCACGGCATCGGCAAGTTTGTGAAGATGACCGAGCGCACCGTCGGCAAGGGTGCGGACGCCTCCCGTCGCGAATACCTCGTCCTCGAATACGCACCCAGCAAGCGGGGTGGACCAGGCGACCAGCTTTACGTCCCCATGGACCAGCTCGACCTGCTGTCCCGCTACGTCGGTGGGGAGAAGCCGGCCCTATCCAAGATGGGTGGTGCGGACTGGAAGAACACCAAGCGCAAGGCCCGCAAGGCCGTCCGGGAAATCGCCGGGGAGCTCGTGCAGCTCTACGCCCAGCGCCAAGCCGCGCCGGGCTACGCCTTCGCTCCGGATAGCCCGTGGCAGCGGGAGATGGAGGAAGCTTTCCCCTTCACCGAGACCGAGGACCAGTTCAACGCCATCGAGGCCGTGAAGTCCGACATGGAAAAGCCGGTGCCGATGGACCGCGTCATCGTGGGTGATGTGGGCTACGGCAAGACGGAGGTCGCGGTGCGCGCCGCCTTCAAGGCCGTCCAATCCGGCAAGCAGGTCGCCGTTCTCGTCCCAACGACGCTGCTCGCGCAACAGCACATGAAGACCTTCCGGGACCGGATGCAGGACTTCCCGACGCGCATCGCGGAGCTGAGCCGTTTCACTACCCCTGCGCAGTCCAAGGAGATCCTCAAGGGGCTGGCCGAGGGCACCATCGACATCGTCGTGGGCACCCACCGCCTGCTGCAGACCGGCGTGACCTGGAAAAACCTGGGGCTCATCATCGTCGACGAGGAGCAGCGCTTTGGCGTGGAGCACAAGGAGCACATCAAGTCCTTGCGCACCCACGTGGACGTCCTGACCATGTCCGCTACTCCGATCCCGCGCACGCTGGAGATGTCCATGGCCGGCATCCGCGAAATGTCGACCATCCTTACCCCGCCGCAGGACCGTCATCCGGTGCTGACCTACGTCGGTGCCCAGGAGGACAAGCACGTCGCTGCCGCGATCCGCCGCGAGCTGCTGCGTGACGGTCAGGTGTTCTACATCCACAACCGGGTGAAATCCATCGAGAAGGCGGCGGAGCACATCCGCAGCCTTGTGCCCGAAGCCCGGGTCGTGGTCGCCCACGGGCAGATGAGCGAGGAACAGCTGGAAACCACCGTGGAGGGCTTCTGGAACCGGGAGTTCGACATCCTGGTGTGCACCACCATCGTGGAGACCGGCTTGGACATCTCGAATGCCAACACCCTGATCGTGGAGAACGCCCACCACATGGGCCTATCCCAGTTGCACCAGCTGCGCGGGCGCGTGGGTCGGTCCCGGGAGCGGGCCTATGCCTACTTCCTCTATCCGAAGGGCGAGGTTCTCACCGAGACCTCCTACGACCGACTGTCCACCATCGCGCAGAACAACGAGCTCGGCGCGGGTATGGCCGTCGCGATGAAGGACCTCGAGATGCGTGGCGCCGGCAACGTGTTGGGCGCCGAGCAGTCGGGGCACATTGCGGGGGTGGGCTTCGACCTCTACGTCCGGCTTGTCGGTGAGGCAGTGGAGGCCTTCCGTGCGATGGCGGACGGCAAGCCGGTGGACGGGCGCGAGGAGGAGAAGAAGGAGATTCGTATTGACCTGCCGGTGGATGCTCACATCCCGGTGACCTACGTGGCCTCCGAGCGACTCCGACTGGAGGCCTACCGCAAGCTTGCCGAAGCGCAGGATGAGGACCAGATTGAGGAGGTGCTCACCGAGTTCCGGGACCGCTACGGCGAGCCGCCGGCCCAGGTGACTAACCTCGCGGTGCTGTCCCGACTGCGGTTGGTTTGCCGTGACCTGGGGGTCTCGGAGGTCGTGGCGACGGGCTCTCGCATCAGCTTCAGCCCCATCGATTTGCAGGACTCCGGCCAGGTGCGATTGAAGCGTCTATTCCCGGGGGCGACGTACCGGGCGACCACTAAGGTCGTGGTTATTCCGGCGCCGAAGGAGGGTGCGGGGATGCGGGCGGTCGCGCTGCGGGATGTGCCGTTGGCCCAGTGGTGTGCGAATGCTCTCACCCAGCTGGCTGGCATCCCGGAACGGGACATCAGCGGAGGTAGCGCCCCGACGCGTTAG
- a CDS encoding metal-dependent transcriptional regulator, whose translation MRLSDLPSRSQDYLKAIFDVQEWSGTGVGLTQLAAKVGQQNSTASEAVKRLATQGLVNHRPYAPVSLTDLGHELAIQMVRRHRLIETYLCRELGYSLDEVHDEAEELEHAVSEKFLARIDELMGYPDRDPHGDPIPNAAGQLPETESFPLSEAAAGDVLCVERVSDSDPDLLRHLEGSGVTPGVHIRVDPRPFEALAEFSIVSGTRSGSVVSLPAAQLSAVRCIRPA comes from the coding sequence GTGCGCCTTTCCGATCTCCCTTCCCGCTCGCAGGACTACCTCAAGGCGATCTTTGACGTTCAGGAGTGGAGCGGCACCGGGGTGGGGCTGACCCAGCTTGCTGCCAAGGTCGGCCAACAGAACTCCACCGCTTCCGAGGCTGTGAAGCGGTTGGCCACCCAGGGGCTGGTCAACCACCGCCCCTACGCGCCCGTTTCCCTGACGGATTTGGGTCATGAGCTCGCGATTCAGATGGTGCGCCGTCACCGGCTGATCGAAACCTACCTCTGCCGCGAGCTGGGCTATTCCCTCGACGAGGTCCACGATGAGGCCGAAGAACTCGAGCACGCCGTCAGCGAGAAATTCCTCGCCCGCATCGACGAGCTGATGGGCTACCCAGACCGGGACCCACACGGTGACCCGATCCCGAACGCGGCGGGTCAGCTCCCCGAAACCGAATCTTTCCCCCTCTCCGAGGCGGCAGCCGGCGATGTGCTTTGCGTCGAGCGGGTCTCCGACTCTGACCCTGACCTGCTCCGTCACCTGGAGGGCAGTGGCGTGACCCCGGGGGTTCACATCCGCGTCGACCCCCGGCCTTTCGAAGCGCTCGCTGAATTCAGTATCGTGTCCGGTACGCGATCCGGTTCGGTGGTGTCCCTGCCCGCCGCGCAGTTATCCGCGGTTCGGTGTATCCGGCCCGCGTAG